Proteins from one Porites lutea chromosome 3, jaPorLute2.1, whole genome shotgun sequence genomic window:
- the LOC140931865 gene encoding uncharacterized protein, producing the protein MVNKRGNVLTAITKYTQETFVVNTEVVSVYYASLCSLCKKYIYIYIYIPPLVAYRRPISLRDRLVSTKFKTVNNIPVPRGCEACGKSKCSWCKGINKTTTFTSSNNNKTFKIFHSVNCQSSWVIYIIECNICNLQYIGKSETPFNLRLNNHRNHIKKGISSCELTEHFLHNKRTHNFDNNVIITIIEQIRKDNISNEQKKDILRHREIFWQKKLNSMQPNGLNKRIG; encoded by the exons ATGGTGAATAAACGAGGCAACGTTTTGACAGCAATCACTAAATATACTCAAGAGACCTTCGTGGTTAACACAGAAGTTG TTTCTGTCTATTATGCTAGCCTGTGTTCATTATGTAagaagtatatatatatatatatatatataccacCCTTAGTGGCTTATAGGCGGCCAATAAGTCTCCGGGACAGACTCGTGAGTACTAAATTCAAGACAGTTAACAACATTCCTGTACCAAGAGGCTGCGAAGCATGCGGAAAATCAAAGTGCAGCTGGTGCAAAGGAATCAACAAGACCACCACGTTTACCAGCAGTAACAACAATAAGAcctttaaaatatttcattctGTTAACTGCCAGTCATCATGGGTTATTTACATTATTGAGTGTAACATCTGCAATCTACAGTACATAGGCAAGAGCGAAACACCGTTCAATCTTCGCTTAAACAACCACAGAAATCATATCAAAAAGGGAATCAGCAGTTGTGAACTTACGGAACACTTTCTACATAATAAACGAACACACAACTTTGACAATAACGTGATCATTACAATAATAGAACAGATCAGGAAAGATAATATAAGCAATGAACAGAAAAAAGATATCCTGAGACACCGGGAGATATTCTggcaaaagaaactgaattCCATGCAGCCAAATGGACTTAACAAACGAATTGGCTAA